The sequence below is a genomic window from Microcebus murinus isolate Inina chromosome 4, M.murinus_Inina_mat1.0, whole genome shotgun sequence.
CTGGAATCCTCATATGATAAGAAAGACAATTATCCAACATCAGTAAATTTCCTggtcttatttattaataaacatgATCTGAATAGTATCATTTAGATAATATAGCCTACatctgatttttataatattactcCATTAAGAAGTGACTATTAATTCTGTACATTATTcctttactattataaatatcttCATTAAATGTTCTGCCAAGTTCTTTGAAATAAGTGTAAAGAAAACACAACTATCACACTACAAACAAGAGTTTAAATTAAGAAGAGACTATAATTCATGGACATAAATATAACATGATCATTACTTAGTACAATCTGACATAAAGTAGTTTATATTACCAAACATAAGCTTACTTCCTCTGTTAAAATACCtactttcatattaaaatttcaacttGGGAGTTCTTAAAGAATTTTTGCATTACATTTGTATGATTGAATGTCCATTCcaaagtaattttcaaaataaaacaacaatgtaTTCTAAAGCAGTTTGAAGCTATCCAatgttttttttagtttagtttttgttttgttttctcttgtaaGACAGAAAGCTAATTAAACTTTCAAATGTCATAATATACCTAATATTTATCATCTATGCTTTAAAAACAATCAGGATTTTAAATCCAAGGACTTACAGAATTTTCCAAATATAGTTCATTTTATACTGTGTTCACATTccctaatatatttttatctttccttaaatattttcaataacttACACATAGCCTATAAAAGTACTTCATTGGAACATCTAGGTAAGTATGTATGACATCTGCTTGACACagttaaaagttaaataaaatataataataaaattatataacctGATGTGCTGAAAATATTAGTAGGGCTGCCAAATCAATtgaccaaataataataataataattgcctaATGTTATGTATCACTGAAACTTTGTGGGATTTTTTTATGGATCAATAGATAACTTACAGACAAACCAATATTGGTGTGAATGACAAATTCAGATTTAGAAATAGCTATTTCTGAAACATgtagcttttatattttttaaatcatgtataCAATcaccaaataaaatttatattaaccAATAAAATTTAACCAAACAATATTCTGGACTTTGTGGTGCAGAGATATGCCTTATATATGCTTTTAATGTACCAAAATTCCCTATGcggaattaaataaatatgtctttAACATATAGTGTCTGAGTGTTGAATATCGCTTACTTTGCTATATTGCATTTGATGTATCCTCTCCCATGGTAGGTTATGAATTGTCCAAACAACTCTGTAAGCCCATTCTCTAATGActgtgaaaaaaaatggaagatttaCCTGAGCAGAAAAATAGTAATGTGTAATAACTAAAAAATCTATTCATAACAAAATCTGAGTTTAAAGACTTAATTTTGATAGTCAAAGATTTAATTGCTGTGTTACTTATTGTTTTATTGCTAATCTAAAAACCTTAAATTAAACAGATGTTGAATAATCAGTAAACCGGAGGTTACATAAAGCAAAAGCACTACTTTGCTACTCAAAAATGGAATTCGAATTATTATAAATTCCAGAACTGTTGGAAAATTCTGCATAATATTCTTGACAATGAGCAAGAAAATCTTCTGGACTTTACAATGTGTGACATAACAATTTGTTATTAATTAACTTCCTGGCTGTGTCTTTTACATCCTTGTTCCTGAGGCTATAGATCAGGGGGTTAAGCATGGGGATGACCACAGTGTAAAAGACAGAGCCCACCTTGACCATGAGCCATGAACTTTTGGAGTTAGGAATGCAATAGAGAAACAGGATGGTTCCATGGAAAATGGTAATGGCGGTCATATGGGAggcacaggtggagaaggctttATGGCGCCCCCCAGGTAAAGGCATCTTCATGacagtgataaaaatgaaaacataggaaGTAAGAATGATCATCAGGCTGCTTATTTCATTGAATGTGGCAGAGACTAAAATAATCTTCTGGCTAATGTAGGGCTCAGAGCAGGACACAGCAACAATGGCACCATGCTCACAGACAAAGTTATTTATGACATTATTTCCTCTGAAGGATAATTCCAGTAGAAAATAGGTGAGTGTCAGGGAACAGATTATACCCCATGTGTATGGCCCAGCCATTAACAATGCACAGAGCTTTGGGGACATGACAACTGTGTAGAGCAGAGGGTTACAAACTGCCACAAATCGGTCATAGGCCATCACTGCCAACATGAACGTTTCTGCCACCACGAAGATGCAGGCAAAGAAGAACTGCATGATGCATCCTGTGAAGGAGATGGTTCTGTCCTCCACAACCAAGTTCTCCAGAAGTTTGGGTGTCACCGTGGTGGAATAGCAGAAATCCACAAAGGACAAGTGGCtgaggaaaaagtacatgggTGTGTGGAGTTTGGGGTTGATCCTGATGATCATGATCATGCCCAGGTTCCCCAGCACCGTGATTGTGTAGACGGTCAGGAACACCAGAAACAGAGGCACCTGGATGTCCTCATATTCTGAGAAGCCCAAGAGGATAAAGGTAACTCCAGTAGTCTGATTTTCTTGGTTCCTGGGACAAAATAGGGAAGTTGATTCAGAGAAGTGAGAAGAAAAACGTGGATAAGGCAGattaaaatgaggaaatgttGAGAGGCTTAATGATTATTCCTACAGAGTGCTATAGAAAACATTGAGTTTCAACCACTACGTTATTTCAAAAGCTTGAGTTCACTAATCtcacaattataaatatgaaattggtatgaatggaataataaaagTTGGGaatttagagaggaaaaaattaaatcagttgGCCCTGGTATCTTTTAAACAACCAGACTTCGTATCATCAAGGCAACTGGCTTCATGATTAGGGGCAGTTCAGCTTTTTGTATGAATCAGAGCTCATTGAAAATGCTTAGAGCTCCATGAAAACGCTTGAAAGAAGTTATTATCATAAATTTCAATAATTACTTCCCTTTCTTACCTTTTAAGCTTGAGAAATTagtacttaaaatagaaaattagaaaattaatgaCTCCCTGAAATggtcattactttttttttcactattgttTCTATAACTATTTCTAAATTTCCCTTTCCAATGATCTTCCTACACTTAATTACACATTTCTCTCCATATGTTTTATATCTATCTTGTAAAAGAATAAAGCACTTGATCATCCAGTTACCTacttattgaaaattataaaatctgttGTCTCTTCTTGGTGTATTATAATATCAGGTATTCACAATGAGTTGGggtgaaaacaaacaataataatatatccagaccatttttattttgttggagATACCTCTACGATGTTGTGCTTAGGTGGTCAATTTAGTCTAGGTACATCCTGCAAATATTGGAGTCTGCTTTCTGAGAAATTGCTATGGTTTTCATTTGGTTATGGATTATTTTGCATAAATTGGTTTTCATAGACACACATTATCTTTGCATTGCCTTATTCTCTTAGTTTTATCATCTCTTCCAACAATTTTATCTTCACTTTAGTTATTCTTCATAGCCATAGTCATACTATTAAATATGTTGTTATCAGTAattaaaaactctgaaaaatatCAATTTCTTGAAACTTCTGTAGGAATATCacacatattttttatcatttaccaTTTTATCATTGCTGCTACACAGTAAAATACAGTTAACAAGTGCAAATGTTAAACACTAGGAAATAGCATGTGTTCAGCAACACTTGAGTAAATGAAGGTATATGTGAGTGAATGAACTCTTGGCATATAATATACACTTATTGgggtaaaattttataatgctaaTAAAGAAATTAGACTTCCCTATTAAACTAAGACCATGCTGTAAAATCACAATACACCGAGACACATCTTGAATCCTACAAAACAAGGAGCTGTAGTGAAACCCCATGGACTGTAAGCATTCTAAATTAGTATAAAATGAGGGCAGTTGGGGGAAAAATGATgcattggattattttttttaaatgttatgaatGCCTTCAAAATAATGCAGTTGACCTTTTCCATTATCGTAATCTAGAATAAGATCATGACTGCTTACTGAAAGCCAAAATATCACTaggtataaagaaaatacaattccACATAGAATTCATTAAAAATCATATGCTTTATCACAAGTTAGAATTAAATGTTCTACAGTTTTCACTGAATTGTGATGATTTTATCTTCCAAGAAGATACACAGCACTTATGTTTcctgcaaatatataaatatatcatttacatatacatgtaatatttctttaattgCTCATTTAGATTCATTTGATACCTGTAATTTGatcttctacatttattattaattcctaaatgtattttttgttgttaacaCCAACTCATGGAGTTAAATTTCCATAattgaacataatttttcacttttcaagCTCATTCCAAaatctatatttgttttctacagtTGGTCTAAAAAATCTGAGCAGCTAACGGTTAAAAGGGAAATCACCACcatcaatgaaaaatatatgtcatctacatatatatatatatatatatatatatatatatatatatatatatattcagctCATTCTTAACCATTCATCTTTTCCATTTGGATAGCTTTTCAACCCACCTCTTATACTTTGTATTCATAACAACAGTCTTTTAACCAAATTTCACAATCTCCAATTTAGTTTCAAGAAGTGTCACCCACGTTTATCTGACTGAGAGCTCAAGGTGCCGTGCAcattttccccctcttttctAGCCATATCCCCTATGGTTTTCTAATTGCATATTAACTATATACTCAGCACTGTAACAAGCATTTTAAAAGCtgtaaaattatcaaatatagGCCCTGGCctcaaatttgttttattttgagaattaactgaggatctttttttttttttttctgagacagagtctcactctgttactcagtCTAGAGTGCAACTGTGGAaaaatagctcactgtaatctcaaactcctggactttagcaatcttcctgcctcaggctccaaaGCTgttaagactacaggcatgtgccaccacacccagcaactTATTACTTACTAAAACTAAAGTTTATACTCATGAAACATAAGAAGGaaattatgattaaaaataatgaaattacttCCTAATAAAGCAGGacaatcaataataataaatgtggtAAAAGATAATGAATCTAATATTTCTAGTTAAAGGAACTAAATGGTTATAATGGCAGTCAGATTTATACATGGGTTTGACTACTGCAAAGAATATTGGAAcacatcattttccttttaatatgaaataaagtATGAATAAAAGCAACTCACCCAAGTGGAGAAcaatttgatttattcatttacttaagcttatttgcaaaaattaatataatctaGGAAAGTTCCTGTTGagaattcaactttttaaatatcaaacCTAACATGTATTTCAATGAATGTTTTAGGGAATTGACTTTTTCCCCTAATGCTGTCAAAATAAACTCagcaataacagaaagaaaaagagaccaaaaagCTGAATCCTGGCGTTAAACTGTGTCACAAATATGTGCTACACTAAGTCCTCAGGGATGTTAACTCTAGAAAACATAATTGAAGTATTGCCTTGGAGGCCACAAATTGAGCAATTAGACAAAACAATGGTTCATGTGATATTTTGGTTGCATGTAATTTCTTCTAAAGATTGGGGAATATTAATAATCTCATAACCAACTTTAATTCTATgatcttcttttaaatatgttgaaCAAGAGTTAATTCATTTTGACTTAAATActtataaaatgcaaaagatgtacaaaagaaaaaatcagctaTTGGGAGACAATCAAGAGATAACAATTCTTAATCTTTGttctatttccagtttttctcaCTCctatgtgagtatatatatatcagtgtaTATATGGATAGAAATTTTACACAAGTATCATAGTTATATTATTTGTTATACCTTTGTAATATAACATTGTATGActacttcatttttatataataaatagctTTTCAACTTCTATAAATAGCTGTTCAAATTTTCTTGAAGTAAATGGAATGTGCAATATTCTTTAATTAGATATGTAtttcagtgattctcaaaattCATTGTGAATTTCCTTacaaatatagatgcaaaaagtcCTTAACGGAATACTAgaaactaaattcaacagcatattaaaaggtaTTAAATTAAACACCATGCCAAATgaaatttattcctggaatgcaagtACAGTAAAACTTACAAAAATCAGTAAGTGTAATaacatacaaaagtcaatcaATGCAATATAACATGTTAACagtatgaaggaaaaaatatctgaTCTTCTCAATTGATGCAGAGAGTTTTACAAAATTCTACACCTTTTCATAATTAAAAGcactagaaaaaaaagttagaatagaaaaaaacgtatttaacataataaagaccatatgtAAAACTCCCACatctaacatcatactcaatgagGAAAGACTGAAAGTTTTTCCCCAAAGATCGAGCACCGAAACAAGGATGTTaacttttaccacttctattcgaGATAGTTCTAGCCAGAAAAATTAGGTAAGAAGAATTTTCAAAAGGCATccaaatgtaaaatgaataagtaaaactAGTTCTCTTCACAGATGACATAAccctatatatagaaaattctaaaaattctaaatgtggatacaaatacacacaaacataacctttggaactaataaacaaatttaccagagttgcaggatacaaattcaacatacaaaaatcagttgcactTTTATACTTCCAGTGAAGAACCTGAAAAGAGcatgaagaaaacaaaggcaatataggtaaccaaagtgtttgtaccgccataatattctgaaataacaaaaataaaatttaaaaaaagaaaaaagaaacaaaaaagaaaacaaatcaatgagGTGTTGATTTGTCACAGTCTATATCATCcctgtccttttctttcctctcacaGCTGTTTATCCCTAAAAAATACCCTTCATGATTCAGATTTGTGTCAAAATCTGAGTCTAGGGAACATAAatgccacatttttttaaaaaattgtaaattttgtAAGTGTTGCCAAAAACTTTTACattttgttcaaattatttttgattattttaattgaagTACAACTTAAAAGTAATGACATGAACAACTAAGATTTCAATTCAATAAATTAACATGAACAAACTATTACACAAAccaataatatcaaaatattaattattaccAAAATTTTAACCAGGAGTAAACATTATGCCCCTTCCCAGGCAGTAACTTTCAAAGCTAACGACTATTCTGGCACGTTAGTATAAactatttttgccttttatattaataaacaatatgacttatacattttgatattttccttttcttgcttaaTATTAAAGCTGTAAAATTCCAAGATGTTACTATGAGTATTGGTAGGTGTtgtgtttaattatttctttacgGTATTCAAttgaatacatacaaataaaagatatttatttttttgatggaaATATGAGTTGTTTTTAGTTTGGGGAATTTAGAAATAGTGTTGTTGTGAGTATACTTTAGCCTATCTTTGGTGCAAATATGCATgtgttttattgaatatataatgAGGAATATAATTATGAGCTCATATTTCCAAAGAGTTTTTCAAAGTGTTTGTCAACTTTACACTGACCTTTAGCATATATGAAAATTTGTTTCATCTATTTCTTGCCAACTCTTCACTTtatcaattaaatttatttttgaaatttgtttattaGATTATTTGCTAATgctctctttatatataattattattatataaagggCTTCAACTAACCTTGAAGTACAAAGAAATACCCAAGAAGTATTAGCAAATAATCtaataaacaaatttcaaaaataaatgtaattgatAAAGTGAAGAGTTGGCAGAGCCCTCAACACCTAACCACCTCTAAAAGATCTGACCTCTTGGCATGGTTGCATTGGAAATTAAGTTACTAAACCATGAACATTCAGGGACACATTCAAGCCCTAGCCATAAGGTTAATAAATTATCTACCCTATTtagaggctttccactgtgttttgtaattctttgaataaattcttcattttcagaagttctgttttgtttttctttaatatttcaatttctttagtgaatttttcttccaagttctggattttgtgtgtgtgtgtgtgtgtgtatgtggtttctttgtgttggttaaccattttctcttgcatatcattgagctttcttacaatccgtgtctgaaattcttcctctgtcattttagtgCTCTGACTATAATTGATATCCATTGCTAGTGAGCTGGTGCTCCCCTTTGGGAGTGagctttcagtttgattctttttgattctttatatttccagagttctttcactgattccttcccatctggagcagctgttgcttcttacctttagatttttttttaaataatgacatgCCCAGTGCAgcctctgagccagtaggtggtgttccTGGGTGAGATTCCACCATATCCTGCATGGtaagtcagtagatgcagtaaaaacGTGTGCAAattgtcctccctgtcagtaggtggcacttgctgggagaggcaggctgcagtgttgtttttgtgtcccgtaaccagctcttgttcctctggagaggcactctagtgacTAGGAGGGCAgatgggggagtgaggctgggctgggctcagtTGGGTGAAACTGTACTCAAgttccacaaatgctgttagcaggtgTCAAAgatctgttttctgcttctgtaCAAAGCTGCCAGaaaggggctgaaatggccccactcagccaaaaagtctgtttgttcctttccaccttcccctACTCCACAGTTACTCTCCAGCCTCTGCTGACAgtcaggacctcaagccagctaCCTCTTCTGACTGTGATGTgagcagggaggttccctgcccaagatcacagccTAAGCCGGGAGCACAGCCCTCTCATGGGAGGATggttgcccctcaagcacactgcagctaggacccactctgATTTGCCCCTAAAGGAATACACACCCCAATAGACTAGTTCTCAAATATACCTTCTGTGCCCCCGGAAAATGTTATCAAGACCTGGGTGCATAGGATCTGGCCTGTAGCTCTGTTCCCTAGCTCGTAGATTACTACCTGACCCTGCCAGGAAGAACAgtctggtctcaagtcacccactgggtgcccaagctggatctacaTCTCTGTGCCTCGGGATTTGTCacactctgctggagtcaccaggcaagcagcacctgggagggccagCTGGTAGGGAGCTCACGATCTGAGTACCCCTCCATCTGCTGCAAgatcccaaaaggaaaggtccacCATTATTTCAACACCTTTTATTGAaccaaaatatattatattgataCTCAAAAAATGTGTGATGTCTGTAAATGGTAGCCAATATTTTCAGCATCAACTTCTTAAAGCAAGCAGATATTTTTCACAATATAGGCCTTAAGATACtcattttatctgaaataaagttttaaagtgGAACAAAGATTTGTGCTATACAGAATGTGCTAAGTCAAGAAAATCTGGAGAACTTGAGCATGGATCCACTACCTGCCTAGGTGCACTTCTCACCTGTGTTTGCAGCACTGTTTAAGCATAGCTTGAAGTTAACCATAACACCAGTAGCAAATACCTAAATAtagatttcttcttcttcttcctgatTTCCACAGTATCCAGTGGgatgattttgaaatatatttctttctgagcCTTCCTGACAAGAAGTGAATCAGATTGCATTATAATTACATTAAACTACAAATAATTTCAAAGCATTCTGATCACTGAAAACCAGGGCATATGCTATATTTAATTGATTAAAACAtaatcatgtatttattcaaaataatgctAAACAGTCATCAACAAAGTGTACAAAAAGGTTGGGCATcgacataaataaacaaatgtactTGAATTACTATGAGTGAGAATGAAGTCTAGAGTTGATTAAGCTCCTGACTGTCTCTTTCACATCCTTGTTCCTAAGGCTGTAGATAAGGGGATTCAGCATGGGGATCACCACTGTAAAAAACACAGTGGCAACCTTGACCAGGAGCCATGAGCTGTTGGAGTTAGGCACACAGTAGAGAAGGAGGACAGTGCCATGAAAAATGGTGATGGCAGTCaggtgggaggcacaggtggagAAAGCCTTCCGCAGTCCACCCGAAGAAGGCATCTTGATGATAGTGACAACTATGAAGATGTAGGAGGCCAGGATGACCAGGAGGCTACAAGCCTCACTGAATATAGAAATGGCTAAACAGGCCATCTGGCTGAAGGTGGGGTCAGAGCAGGCCAGAGAGAGGATGGCAGAGTACTCACAGCCAAAGTGATTTATGGTGTTAGGTCCACAGTAGGAAAGTTCCAAAAGAGAATATGTGAGGGTCATGGAACAGAGTCCACCACATATGTAAGCCCCAGCTACCAGGAGAGCACAGAGCCTATGAGACATGGCAACTGTGTAGAGCAGCGGGTTACACACAGCCACAAACCGGTCATAGGCCATTGCTGCTAACATGAACATTTCTGTGATCACGaatgcacagccaaagaaaaacTGTGACATGCATCCACCGAAGGAGATAGTTCTGTCTTCCACTACCAAGGTCTCCAACAGTTTGGGTGTAAATACATTGGAATAACAAAAATCCAGAAAGGATAGATGTCCGAGGAAAAAGTACATGGGTGTTTGAAGTTTGGGATTAATTCTTATGACCACAATTATGAACCAGTTTCCCACCATAGTGACTGTGTAGATGGCCAAGAATATCAGGAAGAGGGGTGCCTGAAGGTGTGGATATTCTGAGAAGCCCAACAGGATGAACGTGGTCACAGAGCTCTGGTTTCCTTCGCCCAGCACCATGACCCttgaatttaggaaaagaaagaacaaaagaaaggagaagaaaaatagaaagaaaacagcaaagaaaattgAGCATCAAAACTTGAGAAGATGGGGTATCAGGCACTCAGGAGAGGCCCAGTACAAAACAGTGAGTGAGGACAAGTGTGGTCAGTTTGTATTCACAGTGTTCTGCTTCACTTTGAAATCTCACTTGACAACTTGCTGTCTTTTTGATTATGAGCAATGAGCTTTAGTCTTTAgtacttttatttccttatctaaattttttaattagtatatatgtatataaatatgtataatctgTTAATCTATATGATACTTGGAGCACTGAatgctctatttaaaaaaataactatatgaaAACAAAGGAGACCTAGAGCAAAATCAGGAAAGCATTGATCAGATCATAGGAGTCAGTTAATCAGGGCAGAGGAGTCCTTGAGAAGATCAAgcactttgaaatgtaaataaacacaTGATAGCAAATTCCT
It includes:
- the LOC105884115 gene encoding olfactory receptor 5D13-like, with product MARKEGENVHGTLSSQSDKRGLSTFPHFNLPYPRFSSHFSESTSLFCPRNQENQTTGVTFILLGFSEYEDIQVPLFLVFLTVYTITVLGNLGMIMIIRINPKLHTPMYFFLSHLSFVDFCYSTTVTPKLLENLVVEDRTISFTGCIMQFFFACIFVVAETFMLAVMAYDRFVAVCNPLLYTVVMSPKLCALLMAGPYTWGIICSLTLTYFLLELSFRGNNVINNFVCEHGAIVAVSCSEPYISQKIILVSATFNEISSLMIILTSYVFIFITVMKMPLPGGRHKAFSTCASHMTAITIFHGTILFLYCIPNSKSSWLMVKVGSVFYTVVIPMLNPLIYSLRNKDVKDTARKLINNKLLCHTL
- the LOC105884114 gene encoding olfactory receptor 1165-like, producing MVLGEGNQSSVTTFILLGFSEYPHLQAPLFLIFLAIYTVTMVGNWFIIVVIRINPKLQTPMYFFLGHLSFLDFCYSNVFTPKLLETLVVEDRTISFGGCMSQFFFGCAFVITEMFMLAAMAYDRFVAVCNPLLYTVAMSHRLCALLVAGAYICGGLCSMTLTYSLLELSYCGPNTINHFGCEYSAILSLACSDPTFSQMACLAISIFSEACSLLVILASYIFIVVTIIKMPSSGGLRKAFSTCASHLTAITIFHGTVLLLYCVPNSNSSWLLVKVATVFFTVVIPMLNPLIYSLRNKDVKETVRSLINSRLHSHS